CCTGGCCCAGGGCCACGCCCGCCTGACCGAGGACCGCGCCACGGCCGAGGCCGAACTCCGCGTCCAGGTATCCGAACTGGCCTCGAACCTGGCGAGCAGAATCATCGGAGAACCGATCGAGGCACAGGCCCGCCAAAGGCCGTGAAAGAGGGCGCAGCCCTTCTTTCAGGGGCGCGGGGAACTGCGCGACGAGCCACGACGAACGCGAGGCCAGAAACCGACCGCAACCTCCCGAGCCCTCAGCGCCCGTGCCCCTGTCCGTGCCCCCGCTCACGCTCATGAACGGAGTTCGTCGCCGCGATCCCCTTCCCGGACTTCGGCGCCTTACGAGCACCGGCCGCAGCCACCCCCACCTCGTCGGCCTCCGCCACCCCCGGCTTCACCGGCTGGTACAGCGACGTGTCGGGGAGCGCGTGCGCGTCCGTGGGGAACGCCGCCGCGCGAAGCTGTTCGGAGCCCATTCAGTCCCTGTGAGCCCGGCCGTGTCCATGGCCGCCCCCGTCGCACGATCGCCATTCGGCCGCCATGAGCGATCCCGTCCCACGCCCCTTTCCGGCCACACCGTGGCCGAAGTCCCACGAGTTCCCAACAGTCCCTCTGTCGCACGGGAGTTGACCGCAGTACCGTCCGCGCATGCCGATACCTGTGCGACGCACACACCTCACGACCTGGAGAACGCTCGCGACGGCGGCCGTGGCCGCCGCCCTCACGGCCACGTTCCTCACCCCGGCGGCCGCCGGCACCCCGGCACCCCGGAAGAGCGAGCCGATCTACTCCTACGACGACGCCGTCCGCGAATCCGTCTGGGTGGACACCGGGCTCGACGGCGACCGCGACGGGAAGCCGGACCGGGTCGCCGTCGACATCGTCCGCCCGAGTGAACCCGCTCAGCGGGGCCGCAGGATCCCCGTGATCATGGACGCCAGCCCTTACTACTCCTGCTGTGGACGCGGCAACGAGGGACAGCGCAAGACGTACGACGCGAACGGGAACGTCGTCCAGATGCCGCTGTTCTACGACAACTACTTCGTGCCCCGCGGCTACGCCTTCGTCGCCGTCGACCTCGCCGGAACCAACCGCTCCGACGGCTGTGTCGACGTCGGCGGCCGCTCCGACATCCAGTCGGCCAAGGCGGTCGTCGACTGGCTCAACGGCCGCGGCAGGGCGTACACCACCCGTACGGGCGCGACGAAGGCGAAGGCCGCCGGCTGGACCAACGGCAGGACCGGCATGATCGGCAAGAGCTACGACGGCACGATCGCCAACGGCGTGGCCGCCACCGGCGTCGAGGGCCTGGAGACCATCGTCCCGATCGGCGCGATCTCCTCCTGGTACGACTACTACTTCGCCAAGGGCGCCCCTCTCTACAACTCGGGCCCCGAGTGGCTGTCCGACTACGTCGAGAGCCCCGACGCCCGCGCCAAGTGCGGCCACGTCCAGCGGGAACTCGTCGCCGGCGCCCCGCGCACCGGCGACTGGACCCCGTTGTGGACGGAACGCGACTACGTCAAGGACGTCCGGAAGATCGACGCCAGCGTCTTCGTCGTCCACGGTCAGCAGGACCTCAACGTCCGTCCCAAGCACTTCGGCCAGTGGTGGGACGCGCTGGCCAAGCACGGCGTCGAGCGCAAGATCTGGCTCTCCGAGGTCGGCCACGTCGACCCGTTCGACTTCCGCCGCGCCGCCTGGGTCGACACCCTGCACCGCTGGTTCGACCACGAACTCCTCGGCTACGACAACGGCATCGACGACGAGCCGATGGCCGACATCGAACGCCACCCGGACCAGTGGGAGACGTCCAGGGTCTGGCCGCCGCGCGCCACCAAGGCCACGACCCTGCGTCCGGCCGAGGGCGACGCGCCCGGTGTCGGCACCCTCGGCCTGCGCAAACGGTCCGGCACCGAGACCTTCACCGACGACCCCGCGC
This genomic stretch from Streptomyces deccanensis harbors:
- a CDS encoding Xaa-Pro dipeptidyl-peptidase, producing the protein MPIPVRRTHLTTWRTLATAAVAAALTATFLTPAAAGTPAPRKSEPIYSYDDAVRESVWVDTGLDGDRDGKPDRVAVDIVRPSEPAQRGRRIPVIMDASPYYSCCGRGNEGQRKTYDANGNVVQMPLFYDNYFVPRGYAFVAVDLAGTNRSDGCVDVGGRSDIQSAKAVVDWLNGRGRAYTTRTGATKAKAAGWTNGRTGMIGKSYDGTIANGVAATGVEGLETIVPIGAISSWYDYYFAKGAPLYNSGPEWLSDYVESPDARAKCGHVQRELVAGAPRTGDWTPLWTERDYVKDVRKIDASVFVVHGQQDLNVRPKHFGQWWDALAKHGVERKIWLSEVGHVDPFDFRRAAWVDTLHRWFDHELLGYDNGIDDEPMADIERHPDQWETSRVWPPRATKATTLRPAEGDAPGVGTLGLRKRSGTETFTDDPALNETDWAAHVDRSTPEKAGFVTAPLTKDLRLSGSSRVTVTATPTTSTAHLSAVLVDLGPDTIRDYSATGEGITTLTERTCWGPSTAGDSSCFRETKARTADVDYTIFSRGWADLGNHSSATGAPLTPGTPYTITLDLHASDHVVPAGHRLALIIAGTDEDLIDPPSSTPTLTIDLRRTSAQVPLVGGSAAFEKATSGATARPETSVLDGVRDPGRAARVPGDGA